A section of the Stenotrophomonas sp. 364 genome encodes:
- a CDS encoding TonB-dependent receptor, which produces MDRPLPRKKTPVTLLAVAIAFALQGTAGIAAAQQTPEAAAALNAVDLDKVEVKATYRESLQQSLDEKRYSVEQVDAIYAEDIGKFPDLNLAESMQRIAGVSIDREGGEGQQISVRGLGSDFTRVRINGLEALSTAGSGTTGVNRSRGFDFNTFASELFSRVKINKTQSAQTDEGSLGATVDLRGSRPFDFEGFQASLGGQYGYNELSRNKDPRISGLISNTWADGRFGGLMSVAYSKRTIFEEGYNPVRWEHGNYRNSNQSTAANNGTYGFCSPVGYDPQTPRNPLANETAAGVGSAANQARSNGWGSYGIDATHCGPGLDRPAATAENIAAYETATNAWIPRYPRYVRTEHEIERLGVTGALQFKVSDDTQLNLDILYSKLDKDVREDSIGANLHRTAQYGGKTQIVVRQAQADAQNRLTYGVFDNVDFRTESTAIEESTAFKQFSLNLEHRFNDAVRLDAVVGHSESNYERPVFSMVSFDNSNLDGFVLDMRNGKVPAMSFPFDLSAVDNWKWLGYGSTPVNANGTARGGNISEVRLNPQYVDNAFDTAKVDLTFVITPTFTLRGGLAYKDYDMSTQEYRNISYGRLSQALPDGVTVGDLSSSLSGFGKGMDGSLPNAWLVPDFKQIANLLDIYCNCNTGTLGGDYRLASVGHFGASNNNFDVNEKSYGSYLQLDFNTDLLGRAFRGNLGVRYVQTRITADGYAPCTATNANDLSSACEPFFGVASATADPGERLQVGTRVGHKYDDWLPSLNLAWDLSDTFVLRFGAAKTMARPTLSNLSPSVSGGPTAYFDDDRSYSINLGNPKLDPFRSTNYDLSAEWYFDEGALLSAAVFYKDIDSYVQRTRLMTTWADMGYSLDLLPAGFSADTVFNVQSYFNTPGGPLKGYEVSYQQPFSFLPGFWRNFGVQLNYTHVESKIKYMFSSGTGSTIVTTYTENDLLNLSPNSYNATLYYDDGRFSARVSTSYRDAYISTILSQENVWDLDGKQLATADVQGKYSVENVDFNMSYKVNKNLSLTFEAINLLDTADERYVDSALSLPDRYTHTGRQYYLGLRYKF; this is translated from the coding sequence ATGGATCGACCGCTCCCACGAAAAAAGACACCGGTTACCTTGCTCGCAGTTGCCATCGCGTTCGCCCTGCAGGGCACCGCCGGCATCGCCGCCGCCCAGCAGACGCCGGAAGCCGCCGCCGCACTCAACGCGGTCGATCTGGACAAGGTCGAGGTCAAGGCAACCTACCGCGAAAGCCTGCAGCAGTCGCTTGATGAAAAGCGCTACAGCGTCGAGCAGGTGGATGCGATCTACGCCGAAGACATCGGCAAATTTCCCGATCTGAACCTGGCCGAGTCGATGCAGCGCATTGCCGGCGTGTCGATCGACCGCGAAGGCGGCGAAGGCCAGCAGATCTCCGTGCGCGGCCTGGGCTCGGACTTCACCCGCGTGCGCATCAACGGCCTGGAAGCACTCTCCACCGCCGGCAGCGGCACCACCGGGGTCAACCGCAGCCGCGGCTTCGACTTCAACACCTTTGCCTCTGAACTCTTCAGCCGGGTCAAGATCAACAAGACCCAGTCCGCGCAGACCGACGAAGGCTCGCTGGGCGCCACGGTCGATCTGCGCGGTTCGCGGCCGTTCGACTTCGAGGGCTTCCAGGCATCGCTTGGCGGCCAGTACGGCTACAACGAGCTGTCCAGGAACAAAGACCCGCGTATCTCCGGGCTGATCAGCAACACCTGGGCCGACGGTCGCTTCGGCGGGCTCATGTCGGTGGCCTACAGCAAGCGCACCATCTTTGAAGAAGGCTACAACCCGGTCCGCTGGGAGCATGGCAACTACCGCAACTCCAACCAGAGCACCGCGGCCAACAACGGCACCTACGGCTTCTGCAGCCCGGTCGGCTACGACCCGCAGACCCCGCGCAATCCGCTGGCCAATGAAACCGCCGCCGGTGTCGGCAGCGCCGCCAACCAGGCGCGCAGCAACGGCTGGGGCAGCTACGGTATCGATGCCACCCACTGCGGCCCCGGCCTGGACCGGCCCGCCGCCACGGCGGAAAACATCGCCGCCTACGAGACCGCGACCAATGCGTGGATCCCGCGCTACCCGCGCTACGTCCGCACCGAACACGAGATCGAGCGCCTGGGCGTCACCGGCGCGCTGCAGTTCAAGGTCAGCGACGACACCCAGCTGAACCTGGACATCCTGTATTCAAAGCTCGACAAGGACGTGCGCGAAGACTCCATCGGCGCCAACCTGCACCGCACCGCGCAGTACGGCGGCAAGACCCAGATCGTGGTGCGCCAGGCGCAGGCCGACGCGCAGAACCGCCTCACCTACGGCGTGTTCGACAACGTAGACTTCCGCACCGAATCCACCGCGATCGAAGAAAGCACCGCGTTCAAGCAGTTCAGCCTGAACCTGGAGCACCGCTTCAACGACGCGGTGCGGCTGGACGCGGTGGTCGGGCATTCCGAGTCGAACTACGAACGGCCGGTGTTCTCGATGGTCAGCTTCGACAACAGCAACCTGGACGGCTTCGTGCTGGACATGCGCAACGGCAAGGTGCCGGCGATGTCGTTCCCGTTCGACCTCAGCGCCGTGGACAACTGGAAGTGGCTGGGCTACGGCAGCACGCCGGTCAATGCCAACGGCACCGCGCGCGGCGGCAACATCAGCGAAGTGCGGCTGAACCCGCAGTACGTCGACAACGCGTTCGACACGGCCAAGGTGGACCTCACCTTCGTCATCACTCCCACCTTCACCCTGCGCGGCGGTCTGGCCTACAAGGACTACGACATGAGCACGCAGGAGTACCGCAACATCAGTTACGGGCGCCTGTCGCAGGCGCTCCCCGACGGGGTCACCGTGGGTGACCTCAGCAGCTCGCTGAGCGGCTTCGGCAAGGGCATGGACGGCAGCCTGCCCAACGCGTGGCTGGTGCCGGACTTCAAGCAGATCGCCAACCTGCTGGACATCTACTGCAACTGCAACACCGGCACCCTGGGCGGTGACTATCGGCTGGCCAGCGTGGGCCACTTTGGCGCGTCCAACAACAATTTCGACGTCAACGAAAAGAGCTACGGCAGCTACCTGCAGCTGGACTTCAACACCGACCTGCTGGGCCGCGCGTTCCGCGGCAACCTGGGCGTGCGCTACGTGCAGACCCGCATCACCGCCGATGGCTATGCGCCGTGCACGGCTACCAACGCGAACGATCTGTCCTCGGCGTGCGAACCGTTCTTCGGCGTGGCCAGCGCCACGGCTGATCCGGGCGAGCGCCTGCAGGTCGGCACGCGGGTCGGCCACAAGTACGACGACTGGCTGCCCTCGTTGAACCTGGCCTGGGACCTGAGCGACACCTTCGTGCTGCGCTTCGGCGCGGCCAAGACCATGGCCCGCCCGACCCTGTCCAACCTGTCGCCGAGCGTCAGCGGTGGTCCCACCGCCTACTTCGATGACGACCGCAGCTACTCGATCAACCTGGGCAATCCCAAGCTGGATCCGTTCCGCTCGACCAACTACGACCTGAGCGCGGAGTGGTACTTCGACGAGGGCGCGCTGCTGTCGGCGGCGGTGTTCTACAAGGACATCGACAGCTACGTGCAGCGCACCCGCCTGATGACCACCTGGGCCGACATGGGCTATTCGCTGGACCTGTTGCCCGCTGGCTTCAGCGCGGACACCGTGTTCAACGTGCAGAGCTACTTCAACACCCCGGGCGGCCCGCTCAAGGGCTACGAAGTCTCCTACCAGCAGCCCTTCAGCTTCCTGCCTGGCTTCTGGCGCAACTTCGGCGTGCAGCTCAACTACACGCACGTCGAGTCGAAGATCAAATACATGTTCAGCTCGGGCACCGGCAGCACCATCGTCACCACCTACACCGAGAACGACCTGCTGAACCTGTCGCCGAACTCATACAACGCCACCCTGTACTACGACGATGGCCGCTTCAGCGCCCGCGTCTCCACCAGCTACCGCGACGCGTACATCAGCACCATCCTCTCGCAGGAAAACGTATGGGACCTGGACGGCAAGCAGCTCGCCACCGCCGATGTGCAGGGCAAGTACAGCGTGGAGAACGTGGACTTCAACATGTCCTACAAGGTCAACAAGAACCTCTCGCTGACCTTCGAAGCGATCAACCTGCTCGACACCGCCGATGAGCGCTACGTCGACTCGGCGCTGTCGCTGCCGGACCGTTACACGCACACCGGCCGCCAGTACTACCTCGGCCTGCGCTACAAGTTCTGA
- a CDS encoding carboxylesterase/lipase family protein — translation MSESPADLQRRRFLRDSARYALMLGATSLPALPAFAGVPGPRPDAAPLARVRSGRLRGQREQGVNVFRGIPYGADTAPRRFQPALPEVAWRGVRDALDYGNAAPQTGKEGPGSEDCLYLNVWTPALRDGGKRPIVFYIHGGAYNNGSGSDPLYDGSALCRRGDVVVVTVNHRLNVFGYLYLAQLGDARFADSGNVGQLDLVQALHWVRQHAAEFGGDAGNITVVGQSGGGAKIATLMAMPAARGLFQRAWTMSGQQVTAAGPRAATQRAQIAMQAVGAADADALRTLPMDALLAATRARDPSRVENSSLYVGPVLDGRSLPVHPFWPEAPAQSAGIPMVIGNTHDETRAFLGNDPANFALTWETLPAKLEKEQYVDLLPSVVIAEYRRLYPHYTPSEVFFAATTAGRSWRGAVEELEARARQGAPTWAYQLDWGSPLDGGKFGAFHTLDIPLVFDTTDRPGSRTGDSDEATRVAATMSEALIAFARHGDPNHGGLPRWQTYSLARRETMLFDATPQQTNDPRGGERRLYQQAPFIQRGTF, via the coding sequence ATGAGTGAGTCCCCCGCCGACCTGCAGCGTCGACGTTTCCTGCGCGACAGCGCGCGCTATGCCCTGATGCTGGGTGCCACCAGCCTGCCCGCGCTGCCGGCCTTCGCCGGGGTGCCCGGGCCGCGCCCTGACGCCGCGCCGCTGGCCCGGGTGCGCAGTGGCCGGTTGCGCGGGCAACGCGAGCAGGGGGTAAATGTGTTCCGCGGCATCCCCTATGGGGCCGACACTGCGCCCCGGCGGTTCCAGCCGGCGCTGCCCGAGGTGGCCTGGCGTGGCGTGCGCGATGCGCTGGACTACGGCAACGCCGCCCCGCAGACCGGCAAGGAAGGGCCGGGCAGCGAAGACTGCCTCTACCTCAACGTGTGGACCCCGGCGCTGCGCGACGGCGGCAAGCGGCCCATCGTGTTCTACATCCACGGCGGCGCCTACAACAACGGCTCCGGCAGTGACCCGCTGTACGACGGCAGCGCACTGTGCCGGCGCGGCGACGTGGTGGTGGTCACGGTCAACCACCGGCTCAATGTGTTCGGTTATCTATACCTGGCGCAACTGGGCGATGCGCGCTTTGCCGACTCGGGCAATGTCGGCCAGCTCGACCTGGTGCAGGCGCTGCACTGGGTGCGCCAGCATGCCGCCGAATTCGGGGGCGATGCCGGCAACATCACCGTGGTCGGGCAATCCGGCGGCGGCGCCAAGATCGCTACGCTGATGGCCATGCCGGCCGCGCGCGGCCTGTTCCAGCGCGCCTGGACCATGAGCGGGCAGCAGGTCACCGCGGCCGGCCCGCGGGCGGCCACCCAGCGCGCGCAGATCGCGATGCAGGCGGTGGGGGCGGCCGATGCCGACGCGCTGCGCACGCTGCCGATGGACGCTCTGCTGGCCGCCACCCGTGCCCGCGACCCGTCGCGCGTGGAGAACAGCAGTCTCTACGTCGGGCCAGTGCTCGACGGGCGTTCGCTGCCGGTGCATCCGTTCTGGCCGGAGGCGCCCGCGCAGTCCGCCGGGATTCCGATGGTGATCGGCAACACCCACGATGAGACCCGCGCCTTCCTCGGCAACGACCCGGCCAACTTCGCGCTGACCTGGGAAACGCTGCCGGCCAAGCTGGAAAAAGAACAGTACGTGGACCTGCTGCCCTCGGTGGTGATCGCCGAGTACCGCCGCCTGTATCCGCACTACACGCCCTCGGAGGTGTTCTTCGCGGCCACCACCGCCGGCCGCTCCTGGCGGGGTGCGGTGGAGGAACTGGAGGCGCGTGCGCGCCAGGGCGCCCCCACCTGGGCCTATCAACTCGACTGGGGCTCGCCGCTGGACGGCGGGAAGTTCGGCGCGTTCCACACGCTGGATATCCCGCTGGTGTTCGATACCACCGATCGCCCCGGCTCACGCACCGGTGACAGCGACGAGGCCACCCGCGTGGCGGCCACAATGAGCGAGGCCTTGATCGCCTTCGCCCGTCATGGCGATCCGAATCATGGCGGACTGCCACGCTGGCAGACCTATTCACTCGCCCGCCGCGAAACGATGCTGTTCGATGCCACCCCGCAGCAGACCAACGACCCGCGCGGTGGCGAGCGTCGTCTGTATCAGCAGGCGCCCTTCATCCAGCGCGGTACGTTCTGA
- a CDS encoding LamG-like jellyroll fold domain-containing protein, translating into MHRPVAPSIRPSRLSASLLALLLAGSGTAWAQTAPQLLFHVSADQGLQADTAAGDPVPNFVDKVKRVPNGARGSAIEWADDGVLSWNAPGNIQAQRGTLGFFWRSRYAVGDAPFVIFRVGYADHSSWDMAWLRIDWNGHGFDAFVTDANLARTRVSFKLDQNPSPQQWQHIAFGWDENHGVRLYVDGEEVARQETTADYDAALDQLGLAARVMAPYQVQSRYNFLRGSDFDEIRVYDRLLDPAGMAALARNAAPTTAVAAPDPMRAWRHRHGWDASPPPALTAATTTIRKVEFADTKDHKQWMWKATDGIAETTWPGVYNRSRLPGRNDYFQLPDWNTYVEGGQQLDLTLPAGETVNRIEVRGAAFGGLSHSADGQPPQTLFQRPQGVVRSVNAIAAQTGGVLHFRNTEQETPIQEIWAYQVSDAAEPEGTVKQRYLVDSQALPDYTNIAALRDYIDGRYPAAERSTVMALPKGAGARRRAADTLPAQPLPIVHVLIPSGVSDAPAAQPLIRSWAHSWENMHDGLDGVAIDLPALDLQATHDGLIPLNIRIKDPIWPARDMIDVSVSVKPGQKRTLWLDLRDRILTADSLWISVASAAPGFNAASLDGAEIRMVYKDREQAKKEHIADRFNQVRDNWGFLVEEHTTSKRQRLYARVYADLSDLLRVDPDHINGRLYWNYISYNSQGKPPFTQPQAPKGVPQWAFAQTEDLKYVRRFIDWWIDNRQIAYGDFGGGISDDSDLTQQWPGLALMGVQPDKLNASLTALSDAVYRNGMFSNGLSTIETDELHAYEEGINTNSAMLYLNWGDPLTVERLMKTVKAFDERIILPNPQGHLLFSSNWFGGNKVYREPNWQWQKPYSFPVLHPAFLMGQYNADPTGRKLVTGLADSYLAHAYTDDKGRWALPNEIHWATGKTRGGELNNGSGSGDIMHTFWAAWRWTGDDKYLKALDYRVERGGPGALSNLGENYVEALGRGAEWNPRFISDADGGSTGFASLMAWQATGDKKYLEALHADGIQAKAQREYMNTEGHWWSDRVEAPSEFLQRARLGGIALKRNQSWPGHTVSWRFAQPQAAEQVALLVHAPSPDRFKVIAYNLGKHAVDAEMSTWNVTAGQWRMTSGVDRDGDDAIDGKMTTRDLTLERSASTTLRFAPGQSQVFEFELVQAGTPVEQRADLGIGRGDVRVDGQHLHVTVHSLGHVATGAGVAVLEDARGRELARADIPVLAAPTDLLPKTATVRLPLPAGNRSGWRVRVMQADGAVEVTQRNNVVTLDR; encoded by the coding sequence ATGCATCGCCCTGTCGCCCCCTCGATCCGTCCCTCCCGCCTGTCGGCCAGCCTGCTGGCCCTTCTGCTTGCGGGCAGTGGCACCGCCTGGGCGCAGACCGCCCCGCAGCTGCTGTTCCACGTCTCGGCCGACCAGGGCCTGCAGGCCGACACCGCCGCGGGCGATCCGGTACCGAACTTCGTGGACAAGGTGAAGCGGGTGCCGAACGGGGCGCGCGGCAGCGCTATCGAATGGGCCGACGACGGCGTACTGTCGTGGAACGCGCCGGGCAACATCCAGGCCCAGCGCGGCACGCTCGGCTTCTTCTGGCGCTCCCGCTACGCGGTGGGTGACGCACCGTTCGTGATCTTCCGGGTCGGCTATGCCGACCACAGCAGCTGGGACATGGCCTGGCTGCGCATCGACTGGAACGGCCACGGCTTCGATGCGTTCGTCACCGATGCCAACCTGGCGCGCACGCGCGTGTCGTTCAAGCTCGACCAGAACCCCTCGCCGCAGCAGTGGCAGCACATCGCCTTCGGCTGGGACGAAAACCACGGCGTGCGCCTGTACGTGGACGGCGAGGAGGTCGCCCGCCAGGAGACCACCGCCGACTACGATGCCGCACTCGATCAGCTGGGCCTGGCCGCGCGCGTGATGGCGCCCTACCAGGTGCAGAGCCGCTACAACTTCCTGCGCGGCAGCGACTTCGACGAGATCCGCGTCTACGACCGCCTGCTCGATCCGGCCGGCATGGCCGCCCTGGCGCGCAACGCCGCCCCCACCACGGCGGTGGCCGCGCCGGACCCGATGCGCGCCTGGCGCCACCGCCATGGCTGGGATGCCAGCCCGCCGCCGGCGCTGACCGCCGCGACCACGACGATCCGCAAGGTCGAGTTCGCCGATACCAAAGACCACAAGCAGTGGATGTGGAAGGCCACCGACGGCATCGCCGAAACCACCTGGCCGGGCGTATACAACCGCTCGCGCCTGCCCGGCCGCAACGACTACTTCCAGCTGCCCGACTGGAACACCTACGTCGAGGGCGGCCAGCAGCTGGACCTGACCCTGCCGGCCGGTGAAACCGTCAACCGCATCGAAGTGCGTGGCGCCGCCTTCGGCGGGCTCAGCCACAGCGCCGATGGCCAGCCGCCGCAGACCCTGTTCCAGCGCCCGCAGGGCGTGGTGCGCAGCGTGAACGCCATTGCCGCACAGACCGGCGGCGTCCTGCACTTCCGCAATACCGAACAGGAAACGCCGATCCAGGAAATCTGGGCCTACCAGGTCAGCGACGCGGCCGAGCCGGAAGGCACGGTCAAGCAGCGCTACCTGGTCGACAGCCAGGCCCTGCCGGACTACACCAACATTGCGGCACTTCGGGACTACATCGACGGCCGCTACCCGGCGGCCGAACGCAGCACGGTGATGGCGCTGCCCAAGGGCGCCGGCGCACGCAGGCGTGCCGCCGACACGCTGCCCGCGCAGCCGCTGCCGATCGTGCACGTGCTGATTCCGTCCGGCGTCAGCGATGCACCGGCCGCGCAGCCGCTGATCCGCAGCTGGGCGCACAGCTGGGAGAACATGCACGATGGCCTGGATGGCGTGGCCATCGACCTGCCCGCGCTGGACCTGCAGGCGACCCACGATGGGCTGATCCCACTCAACATCCGCATCAAGGACCCGATCTGGCCGGCGCGCGACATGATCGACGTGTCGGTGTCGGTCAAACCGGGCCAGAAGCGCACCCTGTGGCTGGACCTGCGTGACCGCATCCTCACCGCCGACAGCCTGTGGATCTCCGTCGCCTCGGCCGCGCCCGGCTTCAACGCCGCGTCGCTGGACGGTGCGGAAATCCGCATGGTCTACAAGGACCGCGAGCAGGCGAAGAAGGAGCACATCGCCGACCGCTTCAACCAGGTGCGTGACAACTGGGGGTTCCTGGTCGAAGAACACACCACGTCCAAGCGGCAGCGCCTGTACGCGCGCGTCTACGCCGACCTCAGCGACCTGTTGCGGGTCGACCCGGACCACATCAACGGCCGCCTGTACTGGAACTACATCAGCTACAACAGCCAGGGAAAACCGCCCTTCACCCAGCCGCAGGCCCCCAAGGGCGTGCCGCAGTGGGCCTTCGCGCAGACCGAAGACCTCAAGTACGTGCGCCGCTTCATCGACTGGTGGATCGACAACCGCCAGATCGCCTACGGTGACTTCGGCGGCGGCATCTCCGACGACTCCGACCTGACCCAGCAGTGGCCCGGCCTTGCGCTGATGGGCGTGCAGCCGGACAAGCTCAACGCCTCGCTGACCGCGCTGTCCGATGCGGTGTACCGCAATGGCATGTTCAGCAACGGCCTGAGCACCATCGAGACCGACGAGCTGCATGCCTACGAGGAAGGCATCAACACCAACAGCGCGATGCTCTACCTCAACTGGGGCGATCCGCTCACCGTCGAGCGCCTGATGAAAACGGTGAAGGCCTTCGACGAACGCATCATCCTGCCCAACCCGCAGGGGCACCTGCTGTTCTCCAGCAACTGGTTCGGCGGCAACAAGGTCTACCGCGAACCGAACTGGCAGTGGCAGAAGCCGTACTCCTTCCCGGTGCTGCACCCGGCCTTCCTGATGGGCCAGTACAACGCCGACCCGACCGGCCGCAAGCTGGTCACCGGGCTGGCCGACAGCTACCTGGCCCACGCCTACACAGACGACAAGGGCCGCTGGGCGCTACCGAACGAGATCCACTGGGCCACCGGCAAGACCCGTGGCGGCGAGCTCAACAACGGCTCGGGCAGCGGCGACATCATGCACACCTTCTGGGCGGCATGGCGCTGGACTGGCGATGACAAGTACCTCAAGGCGCTGGACTATCGCGTTGAGCGCGGTGGCCCGGGGGCGCTGTCCAACCTGGGCGAGAACTATGTCGAAGCACTGGGGCGCGGCGCCGAGTGGAACCCGCGTTTCATCAGCGATGCCGACGGTGGCAGCACCGGCTTCGCCAGCCTGATGGCATGGCAGGCCACCGGCGACAAGAAATACCTCGAAGCGCTGCACGCCGACGGTATCCAGGCCAAGGCGCAGCGCGAATACATGAACACCGAAGGCCACTGGTGGTCCGACCGTGTCGAGGCGCCGAGCGAATTCCTGCAGCGTGCACGCCTGGGCGGCATCGCGCTCAAGCGCAACCAGAGCTGGCCGGGCCACACCGTGAGCTGGCGCTTCGCCCAGCCGCAGGCCGCCGAGCAGGTCGCGCTGCTGGTGCACGCGCCTTCGCCGGACCGCTTCAAGGTGATCGCCTACAACCTGGGCAAGCACGCAGTGGATGCGGAGATGAGCACCTGGAATGTCACCGCTGGCCAATGGCGGATGACCAGCGGCGTGGACCGCGACGGCGATGACGCCATCGACGGCAAGATGACCACGCGGGACCTCACCCTGGAGCGTAGTGCATCAACCACGTTGCGCTTCGCACCGGGCCAGAGCCAGGTGTTCGAGTTCGAGCTGGTGCAGGCCGGCACGCCGGTCGAACAACGCGCCGACCTCGGCATCGGCCGCGGCGATGTGCGCGTGGACGGGCAGCACCTGCACGTGACCGTGCACAGCCTGGGCCACGTGGCCACGGGCGCGGGCGTGGCGGTGCTGGAGGATGCCAGGGGCCGTGAACTGGCACGGGCGGACATTCCCGTGCTGGCTGCACCGACCGACCTGCTCCCGAAGACCGCCACGGTGCGCCTGCCGTTGCCGGCCGGCAACCGCAGCGGCTGGCGGGTGCGCGTGATGCAGGCCGATGGCGCGGTCGAGGTGACCCAGCGCAACAACGTGGTAACGCTCGACCGGTAG
- a CDS encoding rhamnogalacturonan acetylesterase translates to MRASIWLLGSLLFGALGAAHAAADPAVLDRPPPTPIRASKIVLVGDSTTAVQGGWGPAFCARHVTSFLTCTNLARGGRSTYNYRAEGSWVLADAEMRTPGYARTWVLVQFGHNDQPGKPGRSTDLRREFPDNLRRYVREIRAAGAQPVLLTPLTRRQFADGVLIDDLAPWAEAVRSVAREMDVPLVDLHARSRAVVQALGPVAAMPLAQAAAAPAQVSAALGGTTVGAAPVVGAPAAQDNAVTEPMGQAKVAFDYTHLGPEGAALFATLVTEELARQVPSLRPLLIP, encoded by the coding sequence ATGCGCGCGTCGATCTGGCTGCTGGGCAGCCTGCTGTTCGGTGCACTGGGCGCGGCGCACGCCGCCGCGGATCCGGCGGTGCTGGATCGTCCGCCCCCGACGCCGATCCGGGCCAGCAAGATCGTGCTGGTCGGCGATTCCACCACCGCCGTGCAGGGGGGCTGGGGCCCGGCCTTCTGCGCGCGCCACGTGACCTCGTTCCTGACCTGCACCAACCTGGCCCGGGGCGGGCGCAGCACGTACAACTACCGCGCCGAAGGCTCCTGGGTGCTGGCCGACGCGGAGATGCGCACGCCCGGTTACGCGCGCACCTGGGTGCTGGTGCAGTTCGGCCATAACGACCAGCCCGGCAAGCCGGGGCGCTCGACCGACCTGCGGCGCGAGTTCCCGGACAACCTGCGCCGCTACGTGCGCGAGATCCGCGCGGCGGGCGCGCAACCGGTGCTGCTGACCCCATTGACCCGCCGCCAGTTTGCCGACGGCGTGCTGATCGACGACCTGGCGCCCTGGGCCGAGGCGGTGCGCAGCGTAGCGCGCGAGATGGACGTGCCGCTGGTCGACCTGCACGCCCGCAGCCGTGCGGTGGTGCAGGCGCTGGGCCCGGTGGCGGCCATGCCGTTGGCGCAGGCGGCGGCTGCCCCGGCGCAGGTCAGCGCGGCGCTGGGCGGCACCACGGTGGGGGCGGCGCCCGTTGTGGGGGCACCGGCCGCACAGGACAACGCCGTTACCGAGCCGATGGGCCAGGCCAAGGTCGCGTTCGATTACACCCACCTGGGCCCGGAGGGCGCGGCGCTGTTTGCCACGCTGGTGACCGAGGAACTGGCCCGGCAGGTGCCGTCCTTGCGGCCGCTGCTGATCCCCTGA
- a CDS encoding PhzF family phenazine biosynthesis protein: protein MRTFPFQQVNVFSQDPLRGNPLAVVLDAQGIDDARMAAFAHWTNLSETTFLVPPTDPQADYRVRIFTTLEELPFAGHPTLGSCHAWLAHGGVPKSEEIVQECGIGLVRIRRSDAGLAFLAPPLLRGEALAADLRERVRRGLGVAAEDVVDARWADNGTGWLALRLRDRAAVLAIQPDYAQLMGLKVGVFGPWLASDGSQAQYESRAFIAGDGAPEDPATGSLNAGIARWLLATGEAADRYVISQGTAIGRAGRLRVERVGDALWIGGDCVTCIEGRVTL from the coding sequence ATGCGTACGTTTCCGTTCCAGCAGGTCAATGTGTTCAGCCAGGATCCCCTGCGGGGCAATCCGCTGGCCGTGGTGCTCGATGCCCAAGGCATCGACGACGCACGGATGGCCGCGTTCGCGCATTGGACCAACCTGAGCGAAACCACCTTCCTGGTGCCGCCCACCGATCCGCAGGCGGACTACCGCGTGCGCATCTTCACCACGCTGGAAGAGCTGCCGTTCGCCGGGCATCCCACCCTGGGCAGCTGTCATGCCTGGCTGGCCCACGGCGGCGTACCCAAGAGCGAGGAGATCGTGCAGGAGTGCGGGATCGGGCTGGTGCGGATCCGCCGCAGCGACGCCGGCCTGGCCTTCCTGGCGCCGCCGTTGCTGCGCGGTGAGGCGTTGGCGGCGGACCTGCGCGAGCGGGTGCGGCGTGGCCTGGGGGTGGCGGCCGAGGACGTGGTGGACGCACGCTGGGCCGACAACGGCACCGGCTGGCTCGCGCTGCGGCTGCGCGATCGTGCCGCGGTGCTGGCGATCCAGCCGGACTATGCGCAGCTGATGGGCCTGAAGGTGGGCGTGTTCGGGCCGTGGCTGGCCAGCGATGGCAGCCAGGCCCAGTACGAGAGCCGTGCCTTCATCGCCGGCGATGGCGCACCGGAGGACCCGGCCACCGGCAGCCTCAATGCCGGCATCGCGCGCTGGCTGCTGGCCACCGGTGAAGCGGCGGACCGCTATGTGATCAGCCAGGGCACGGCGATCGGGCGTGCCGGGCGGCTGCGCGTGGAGCGGGTGGGCGATGCGCTGTGGATCGGGGGCGACTGCGTGACCTGCATCGAGGGCAGGGTCACGCTGTAA
- a CDS encoding cysteine dioxygenase family protein, giving the protein MQDHSNLFPPFHGRDRLIAAIDHAVQHESPQQIAATLRSALREAIADSRIQLPACVHHPIEDHYARRELYRSAAHGYSIVAMSWGPGQGTPLHDHSGLWCVEGVWLGQLEITQYRLLERDGERFRFRAEPAVLGDCGSAGSLIPPHEYHTIRNTSDEDLAISVHVYEGEMTRSAIFEPDAGDWYQRRVQVMETDAA; this is encoded by the coding sequence ATGCAAGACCACAGCAATCTCTTTCCGCCGTTCCATGGCCGTGATCGACTGATCGCGGCCATCGACCACGCGGTGCAGCACGAGAGCCCGCAGCAGATCGCCGCCACCCTGCGCAGCGCGCTGCGCGAGGCCATCGCCGACAGCCGCATCCAGCTGCCTGCCTGCGTGCACCACCCCATCGAAGACCACTACGCCCGCCGCGAGCTGTACCGCAGCGCCGCGCACGGCTACAGCATCGTGGCGATGAGCTGGGGGCCGGGGCAGGGCACGCCGCTGCATGACCACAGCGGGCTGTGGTGCGTGGAAGGGGTGTGGCTGGGCCAGCTGGAAATCACCCAGTACCGGCTGCTCGAACGCGACGGCGAGCGCTTCCGCTTCCGCGCCGAACCGGCGGTACTGGGCGACTGCGGCAGTGCCGGCAGCCTGATCCCGCCGCACGAGTACCACACCATCCGCAACACCAGCGATGAAGACCTGGCCATCTCGGTGCATGTGTACGAAGGCGAGATGACCCGCAGCGCGATCTTCGAACCCGACGCAGGCGACTGGTACCAGCGCCGCGTGCAGGTGATGGAAACCGACGCGGCCTAG